A portion of the Chryseobacterium tructae genome contains these proteins:
- a CDS encoding cytochrome-c peroxidase yields the protein MKFSDIKLILLIGIIALFCMQHTLRTYTTDYGEVVAQYKKPKQYWPRPSVDADVDWKEFEAIEWDSNYYETQELPEVMLGKKLFFDPKLSSSSQVSCSSCHNPELGWGDGQEIALGNDHLMGKRNTQSLYNIADRTSYFWDGRAKTLEEQLVGPISAHNEMNMKPEKLAGKLSKYKEYKQLFKDVYQAEKITFNQIARALATFQRTIQSQPSKLDKFIKGDYKAMNDQEIYGMHLFRTKARCMNCHYGKNLTDESFHNIGLTYYKREYEDLGLYHITHNSNDVGKFKTPSLRDLNYTAPWMHNGLMDDLHGVVNLYNSGMQMINPSPEEKKADPNFPITDQRMKPLRLNNQEIDAIVAFLKSMSGSYYKMPRPEIPRQ from the coding sequence ATGAAATTTTCAGATATTAAATTGATATTGCTGATAGGCATCATTGCTCTATTCTGCATGCAGCATACTTTACGGACGTATACCACAGATTATGGAGAAGTGGTCGCTCAATATAAAAAACCCAAACAATACTGGCCAAGACCTTCGGTAGATGCCGATGTAGATTGGAAAGAATTTGAAGCCATAGAATGGGATTCCAATTATTATGAAACCCAGGAACTTCCTGAAGTAATGCTTGGAAAAAAGCTCTTCTTTGATCCTAAACTTTCTTCATCAAGCCAGGTTTCCTGCAGCAGTTGTCATAATCCTGAATTGGGTTGGGGCGATGGACAGGAAATTGCCTTAGGTAATGACCATTTAATGGGGAAAAGAAATACTCAATCTCTTTATAATATTGCCGACAGAACGTCCTACTTCTGGGACGGACGAGCGAAAACTCTTGAAGAACAATTAGTAGGCCCTATTTCCGCTCACAACGAAATGAATATGAAACCGGAAAAACTGGCCGGGAAGCTTTCAAAATATAAAGAATACAAGCAACTTTTTAAAGATGTATATCAGGCAGAGAAAATCACATTCAATCAGATTGCCCGTGCCTTAGCTACATTTCAGCGTACCATCCAAAGCCAACCCAGTAAACTGGATAAATTCATCAAAGGAGATTATAAAGCGATGAACGATCAGGAAATCTACGGTATGCACCTGTTTCGAACCAAAGCAAGATGTATGAATTGTCATTATGGTAAAAATCTGACAGATGAGTCATTTCATAATATTGGACTTACCTATTACAAACGTGAATATGAAGATCTTGGACTTTATCATATCACCCATAATTCAAATGATGTAGGCAAGTTCAAAACGCCATCATTAAGAGATCTGAACTACACTGCTCCATGGATGCACAATGGTTTAATGGATGATCTGCATGGTGTCGTTAATCTATACAATAGCGGAATGCAAATGATTAACCCAAGCCCTGAAGAAAAGAAAGCAGATCCTAATTTTCCTATAACCGATCAAAGGATGAAGCCACTACGTCTTAATAATCAGGAAATAGATGCAATCGTGGCTTTTTTAAAAAGTATGTCAGGCAGTTATTACAAAATGCCGCGCCCAGAAATTCCAAGGCAGTAA